Proteins found in one Maridesulfovibrio sp. genomic segment:
- a CDS encoding FAD:protein FMN transferase yields the protein MQKAVRRSFAKSFEGLGSRAAFLAHPLGAATKLAETLHIGDRRHKFSATRFLMGTQVSIVALHLSKDAAEKAVALAFNEIERLSAIFDRHRSGSPVSQLNETGRLCDVAPELFEVMVKAKSYCHRSGGAFDSSVLPVLEMMQNNCDSKGQVKLNQSDFDDALALVGSDMIHVSESEISFDRRFMAVTLDGIGRGYIVDRASDILVDNGIENHLICAGGDIRARGERAPGQSWLVPIDKPSSQGGYSAVIKLKDSAVATSYGSEFYFDAEGYRQDEAIPKTVFAPHVGAGLSVVAPSVMEADALSTSAFVMNFESGLRFINEQKKSECLISGLSGAKMFSRNWDALVGI from the coding sequence ATGCAAAAAGCGGTCAGGCGTTCATTCGCCAAATCATTTGAAGGGCTGGGATCACGGGCGGCTTTTTTAGCCCACCCCCTCGGAGCGGCAACAAAACTGGCTGAGACCCTGCACATAGGTGACAGGCGTCACAAATTCAGCGCGACCCGCTTTCTCATGGGGACCCAGGTTTCCATCGTCGCTTTGCATCTGTCTAAAGATGCAGCGGAAAAAGCTGTAGCCCTGGCCTTCAACGAGATCGAACGTCTTTCCGCTATCTTCGATCGCCACCGGTCCGGCAGTCCTGTTTCGCAGCTCAATGAAACAGGCAGACTTTGTGATGTGGCTCCTGAGCTTTTCGAAGTAATGGTCAAAGCAAAGTCTTATTGCCACCGATCCGGAGGAGCTTTCGATTCCTCGGTCCTGCCTGTACTGGAAATGATGCAGAATAACTGCGATTCCAAGGGGCAGGTGAAGCTCAATCAAAGTGATTTTGACGATGCGCTGGCTCTTGTCGGTTCCGATATGATCCACGTTTCCGAAAGTGAAATCAGTTTTGACAGACGTTTTATGGCGGTGACTCTCGACGGCATCGGTCGCGGATACATCGTTGATCGTGCTTCGGATATTCTGGTAGACAATGGGATTGAAAACCATCTTATCTGCGCTGGCGGGGATATTCGTGCCCGGGGTGAACGTGCTCCCGGACAGTCGTGGCTAGTCCCCATCGATAAGCCTTCCAGTCAGGGTGGCTATTCGGCAGTGATCAAACTTAAAGATTCTGCTGTCGCCACATCTTACGGCAGTGAGTTTTATTTTGATGCCGAGGGGTACCGGCAGGATGAAGCTATACCTAAAACCGTTTTCGCTCCGCATGTTGGTGCCGGACTTTCGGTTGTGGCTCCATCGGTAATGGAAGCTGACGCGCTTTCCACTTCCGCTTTCGTCATGAATTTTGAAAGTGGTCTGCGATTTATTAATGAACAGAAAAAAAGTGAATGCCTGATCTCCGGTTTATCCGGTGCAAAGATGTTTTCCCGAAACTGGGATGCTCTGGTCGGGATTTAA
- a CDS encoding RnfABCDGE type electron transport complex subunit B, whose amino-acid sequence MVTSSILVLFLLGLTAAAILAAASKILHVEEDPRIAEVEGCFPGANCGGCGYPGCSAAAGAIVKGDAAPEICVAGGPEIAENIAAIMGLEASFKEPKVANNICTGGARANLLFEYEGVEDCRAEALLYGGEKSCGLGCLGLGSCVKVCGFDAIRLNDEGVPVVDMNACVSCGKCAEVCPTGAIRVSGMTMDLLHLNQIDDCLAPCMQKCPAQIDVRTYINQMRNGDMRGALLTMKERNPLPLAVGRLCPAPCETICRRNIADEGVAIHTLHRFVADWEMNSGSRVNLTCNPLSGHKVAIIGAGPAGLSAAYFLRRIGHEPVIFEKREQTGGMMKGVIPEYRLPSKVVDWEVQTILDLGVEVKNGVEFGKDVTFESLERDGFEAVFIATGAWKVPALEVENANAEGVMDAVAFLEEVGKSITDLKDKKVVVIGDTNTAMDVVRSAERLGCEVTSLVGCIQRKMSANKNEVQRALELGAELLFLTSPSRFIAEQGKVTGVEYIEVQYKDPKKALGEPLPVEGTEQIIDADLVVIATDRVPDMTPFTDAEGKIPFKLNKKTGGIDCDKTSMQTSMPNVFVGGELHTGRSIIIQAVADGRMAARGIHHFVTQGEIPEPKNPQLRVIPESILKNMDVTYTIPRINVPEISVEERRSTFKEEVKGSIVYEAARKESSRCLRCGLTCYDAEAGAEYAQDSDVQKFSELGKG is encoded by the coding sequence ATGGTTACTTCTTCTATTCTGGTCCTGTTCCTGCTCGGACTAACCGCCGCAGCCATTCTGGCTGCCGCATCCAAAATCCTGCATGTGGAGGAAGATCCCCGTATTGCAGAAGTTGAAGGATGCTTTCCCGGCGCAAACTGCGGAGGATGCGGATACCCCGGTTGCAGCGCAGCTGCGGGCGCAATCGTCAAAGGCGATGCCGCCCCGGAAATCTGCGTGGCTGGCGGTCCTGAGATTGCCGAAAATATCGCGGCCATCATGGGTCTTGAGGCCAGCTTCAAGGAACCCAAGGTTGCTAATAATATCTGCACCGGCGGCGCCCGTGCAAACCTGCTCTTCGAGTATGAAGGTGTTGAGGATTGCCGTGCCGAAGCTTTGCTTTACGGCGGTGAAAAATCCTGCGGTCTCGGTTGTCTCGGGCTTGGTTCCTGCGTAAAGGTCTGCGGTTTCGATGCCATCCGTCTCAATGATGAAGGCGTGCCGGTTGTAGACATGAACGCATGTGTTTCATGCGGTAAGTGCGCTGAAGTCTGCCCCACCGGAGCTATCCGCGTGAGTGGTATGACCATGGACCTGCTCCATCTCAATCAAATCGACGATTGTCTGGCTCCCTGCATGCAGAAATGCCCGGCCCAGATCGACGTTCGTACATATATCAATCAGATGAGAAACGGTGATATGCGCGGAGCATTGCTGACCATGAAGGAACGCAATCCGCTGCCGCTGGCTGTCGGCCGTCTCTGTCCCGCTCCCTGCGAAACAATCTGCCGTCGCAATATTGCCGACGAAGGTGTGGCCATCCACACCCTGCATCGTTTCGTTGCCGACTGGGAAATGAATTCCGGTAGTCGTGTTAATCTTACCTGCAACCCGCTTTCCGGGCACAAAGTCGCTATTATCGGCGCCGGTCCTGCCGGTCTTTCCGCAGCGTACTTCCTGCGTCGCATCGGTCATGAACCTGTGATCTTTGAAAAGCGTGAGCAGACCGGTGGTATGATGAAGGGTGTCATCCCTGAATACCGTCTGCCGTCCAAGGTTGTTGACTGGGAAGTTCAGACTATTCTTGATCTCGGCGTCGAGGTTAAGAACGGTGTTGAATTCGGTAAGGATGTGACTTTTGAATCCCTTGAACGCGACGGTTTTGAAGCTGTTTTCATTGCAACCGGAGCGTGGAAAGTTCCTGCTCTTGAAGTTGAGAACGCAAATGCCGAAGGCGTTATGGACGCGGTCGCTTTTCTTGAAGAAGTGGGTAAGTCCATTACCGATCTTAAAGACAAGAAAGTCGTTGTAATCGGTGATACCAACACAGCCATGGATGTAGTGCGCAGCGCTGAACGTCTGGGTTGCGAGGTAACCTCACTTGTCGGATGCATCCAGCGTAAGATGTCCGCGAATAAAAATGAGGTTCAGCGTGCTTTAGAACTGGGAGCCGAGTTGCTCTTTTTGACCAGCCCCTCCCGCTTCATAGCTGAGCAGGGTAAGGTCACCGGTGTAGAATATATTGAAGTTCAGTACAAAGATCCTAAAAAGGCTCTCGGAGAACCTTTGCCCGTTGAAGGCACTGAGCAGATTATTGATGCTGATTTGGTTGTCATTGCCACTGACCGTGTGCCCGATATGACCCCGTTCACTGATGCGGAAGGCAAAATTCCCTTCAAGCTCAATAAAAAGACCGGCGGCATTGATTGTGACAAGACCTCCATGCAGACCAGCATGCCCAATGTATTTGTGGGCGGAGAACTGCATACCGGACGGTCCATCATCATTCAGGCTGTAGCCGACGGACGTATGGCAGCTCGCGGCATTCATCATTTCGTGACTCAGGGTGAAATTCCTGAACCGAAGAATCCGCAACTGCGTGTTATCCCTGAATCTATCCTTAAAAATATGGATGTTACCTACACTATCCCGAGAATTAATGTTCCCGAGATTTCTGTGGAGGAACGCAGGTCCACTTTTAAAGAGGAAGTTAAAGGGTCAATAGTCTACGAAGCTGCCCGCAAAGAAAGCAGCCGTTGTCTGCGTTGCGGACTGACCTGTTACGATGCTGAAGCCGGTGCGGAATACGCACAGGATTCAGATGTGCAGAAGTTCAGTGAACTGGGCAAGGGTTAG
- a CDS encoding RnfABCDGE type electron transport complex subunit A, translating into MEYFLLFISAIFINNIVLVQYLGACPFMGTSKSTDVAMGMGGAVIFVIMMATAITWPLHHYILIPNGIEYLQTIVFILVIASLVQFVEMFLKKVIPPLYKSLGLFLPLITTNCAVLGVAIMVQRNGYSFVKSVMFGLASGIGFLIALVIISSIRERLDVAPVPNVFRGVPIALIMAGIMSLVFFAFKGMAA; encoded by the coding sequence ATGGAATACTTTCTGCTTTTTATCTCCGCCATTTTTATCAACAACATCGTACTGGTTCAGTACCTTGGCGCATGTCCCTTCATGGGAACCTCCAAGTCCACAGATGTTGCCATGGGTATGGGCGGAGCAGTTATCTTTGTTATTATGATGGCCACGGCCATTACCTGGCCTCTGCACCATTACATACTCATTCCCAACGGAATTGAGTACCTGCAGACCATCGTTTTTATTCTGGTCATTGCCTCGCTTGTACAGTTTGTCGAGATGTTCCTTAAAAAGGTCATTCCGCCTTTGTATAAATCACTGGGGCTCTTTCTGCCCTTGATCACTACCAACTGCGCAGTGCTCGGTGTTGCGATCATGGTCCAGCGTAACGGATATTCATTTGTAAAATCCGTCATGTTCGGACTCGCTTCCGGTATCGGTTTTCTCATCGCGCTGGTCATTATCTCGTCCATTCGTGAGCGTCTTGATGTTGCTCCGGTTCCGAATGTTTTCAGAGGCGTTCCCATCGCGCTGATCATGGCGGGGATAATGTCTTTGGTCTTTTTCGCCTTTAAAGGCATGGCTGCCTAA
- a CDS encoding electron transport complex subunit E: MSRLVKEFAKGLWAELPPFRVLLGLCPTLAVTSTAENGLGMGMAVVFVLTMSNLLISSIRKIIPAKVRIACFIVITASLVVMVELLMQAYVYPLYQKLGIFVPLIVVNCLILGRAEAFASKNGVVLSIADALGMGIGFTLSLTFLGAVREILGSGTVFGTQVMWESFHPAGLMVMAPGAFIGLGVILAGMNAFNRYQSRKRGETPPDVMNSACAHCGACGGIENLKDK, from the coding sequence ATGAGCCGTTTAGTAAAAGAATTTGCAAAAGGACTCTGGGCCGAACTCCCTCCTTTCAGGGTGCTCCTCGGCCTGTGCCCCACACTGGCTGTAACTTCCACTGCGGAGAACGGTCTGGGTATGGGAATGGCGGTTGTTTTTGTTCTGACCATGTCCAACCTGCTCATTTCCAGCATCAGAAAAATAATCCCCGCGAAAGTACGTATCGCCTGTTTTATCGTCATCACCGCGTCACTTGTTGTTATGGTTGAGCTGCTTATGCAGGCGTACGTTTATCCGCTTTACCAGAAGCTGGGCATATTCGTCCCGCTTATTGTTGTTAACTGCCTGATCCTCGGGCGTGCCGAAGCATTCGCTTCCAAGAACGGGGTAGTGCTCTCCATTGCTGATGCTCTCGGCATGGGAATCGGTTTTACCTTGTCCCTGACTTTCCTCGGTGCTGTTCGTGAAATCCTCGGCAGCGGTACCGTGTTCGGTACTCAGGTCATGTGGGAATCATTTCATCCCGCCGGTCTGATGGTCATGGCTCCCGGCGCGTTTATCGGTCTGGGTGTAATCCTTGCGGGTATGAATGCCTTCAACAGATACCAGAGCCGTAAACGTGGTGAGACCCCACCGGATGTAATGAATTCCGCCTGCGCTCATTGCGGTGCCTGCGGTGGAATCGAAAATCTTAAGGATAAATAG
- the rnfG gene encoding RnfABCDGE type electron transport complex subunit G — protein sequence MREIIHMIVVLSIICATSGAVLVNLKQATKSQIEQQVLTYVQGPALLSVLKNRDNDPIKERVKIKDVTVFPAIKDGKLVGVALETFAPGYSGDIGVMVGFDVNKDELLGIGITTQTETPGLGTKVTKTSFTDRFKEHGLDSMQITSRGGDIDSVAGATYSSVGTVDAVRKAIGVYQSIKPEITNIWKNS from the coding sequence ATGCGCGAAATAATTCATATGATTGTGGTCCTTTCCATCATCTGCGCCACTTCCGGAGCGGTACTGGTAAACCTTAAACAGGCCACCAAATCCCAGATTGAGCAGCAGGTTCTGACCTATGTACAGGGCCCGGCTTTGCTTTCCGTGCTGAAAAATCGCGATAACGATCCCATCAAGGAGCGTGTTAAAATTAAAGACGTGACAGTCTTCCCGGCTATTAAGGACGGCAAGCTGGTCGGCGTCGCTCTCGAAACATTTGCTCCCGGTTATTCCGGCGATATCGGTGTAATGGTCGGTTTTGATGTTAATAAAGACGAGCTGCTCGGAATCGGCATCACCACCCAGACTGAGACCCCCGGTCTCGGTACCAAGGTAACGAAGACGTCTTTCACCGACAGGTTCAAGGAACACGGACTGGATTCCATGCAGATTACGTCCAGGGGCGGAGATATCGATTCCGTTGCCGGGGCTACTTACTCTTCCGTGGGTACTGTGGACGCCGTGCGCAAGGCTATCGGGGTCTACCAGTCTATCAAACCTGAGATCACCAATATCTGGAAGAATTCCTAG
- a CDS encoding RnfABCDGE type electron transport complex subunit D — MTPPVIKAMSDIAVRLTVSPAPHWRGKRTLEKMMQFHLLALVPALFMAFNMYGLPALTTVGIAGAVAVITEAICLKVQERDVNVDNYTALYEGILFAFLLPAGAAWWMVACGAAVTIVLGRTVFGGFGSNPVCAPLVAWAFCRLSWPAAMDIDLNLANFMINAPLDQLKHFGLGSLDQFNYMDLFLGKQLGGLGASQIIAVLAGGIFLIATGWVRAFIPAAFLVGVTVTASIFWMINPEVYANPLFHLLTGSVMFGAFFLAPDVSSSPVGIIPQVLFGLIAGTMVIIIRVYGIYPDGVPFAIMVANLLTPLLDRVRPKPFGGK, encoded by the coding sequence ATGACTCCTCCAGTAATTAAAGCAATGTCCGACATTGCGGTCAGACTCACGGTTTCGCCTGCCCCGCACTGGCGTGGCAAGCGTACCTTGGAGAAGATGATGCAGTTTCATCTTCTGGCTCTGGTCCCCGCACTGTTCATGGCTTTCAATATGTACGGCCTGCCCGCGCTTACGACTGTGGGTATTGCCGGTGCCGTTGCCGTTATCACCGAGGCCATCTGCCTCAAGGTGCAGGAACGGGACGTAAATGTAGATAACTACACTGCGCTATACGAAGGTATTCTTTTCGCCTTTCTGCTGCCCGCCGGTGCAGCATGGTGGATGGTGGCCTGCGGAGCGGCGGTAACAATTGTTCTAGGACGTACCGTTTTCGGCGGTTTTGGTTCCAATCCCGTTTGCGCGCCTCTGGTTGCATGGGCTTTCTGTCGTCTCTCATGGCCTGCTGCCATGGATATCGATCTTAATCTCGCCAACTTCATGATCAACGCGCCTTTGGACCAGCTCAAGCATTTCGGTCTCGGCAGTCTTGATCAATTCAACTACATGGACCTCTTCCTCGGCAAGCAGCTTGGCGGACTGGGGGCGTCCCAGATCATCGCTGTTCTGGCCGGCGGTATTTTCCTCATCGCAACCGGATGGGTTAGGGCTTTTATCCCCGCAGCTTTTCTCGTGGGTGTGACTGTCACAGCTTCCATCTTCTGGATGATCAATCCTGAAGTCTACGCCAATCCGCTTTTCCATCTGCTGACCGGATCAGTCATGTTCGGAGCATTTTTTCTTGCTCCCGATGTTTCTTCCAGCCCGGTGGGAATTATTCCGCAGGTTCTTTTCGGCCTGATCGCCGGGACCATGGTCATTATTATCCGGGTTTACGGAATTTATCCTGACGGTGTGCCCTTTGCCATCATGGTGGCAAACCTGCTTACCCCCCTGCTGGACCGCGTGCGTCCCAAACCTTTCGGAGGCAAGTAA
- a CDS encoding 4Fe-4S dicluster domain-containing protein — MLKIHYSLESDVQKTISDITAPAELNISMRNKILKIKKGQKLAAGELLAERPSKYGAACSAALSGKATKVNYHHLTIKSDGGTESVEPVDIKSMVPGKELLKTLQELGVNVAVLSSHAENLVINGLNPEPGISVAEQLLKDEKETIEAGLRFAESMIKPAHTVLAVAAGSSYEINGAERVFVKPKYPHSLDALVVKKVTGKEFPDNTKVISVMDLYNLGRVFETGMPVTDTIMTIGENNYRVLFGTPVRHIFAELGIEVQSGDKVVLDGPFRGEAIYSLDEGVKKGDYGLFVIPAGTFPSIEDATCINCGECVLSCPARIQPNMLSRYAEYEMFEMAEKHNLHSCFECGLCSFNCTVRRPILQYIRFAKDQLLGSGQAEQV; from the coding sequence ATGCTTAAAATACATTATTCCCTCGAATCAGATGTTCAGAAGACTATTTCAGACATCACCGCGCCTGCGGAGCTTAATATCTCCATGCGCAACAAGATTCTGAAAATTAAAAAAGGCCAGAAACTTGCGGCCGGTGAGCTGCTTGCCGAGCGTCCGTCAAAATACGGCGCGGCTTGCAGTGCCGCTCTTTCCGGTAAGGCCACCAAGGTCAACTATCACCACCTGACCATTAAATCAGACGGTGGAACGGAAAGTGTCGAGCCTGTCGACATTAAATCCATGGTGCCAGGAAAAGAACTGCTGAAAACCCTGCAGGAGCTCGGTGTTAACGTTGCTGTTCTTTCTTCCCATGCCGAGAATCTGGTTATCAACGGTCTGAATCCCGAGCCTGGCATATCTGTTGCCGAGCAGTTGCTCAAGGATGAGAAAGAGACTATTGAGGCCGGCCTCCGTTTTGCGGAATCCATGATCAAACCTGCGCATACCGTTTTGGCTGTAGCTGCAGGTTCTTCATATGAAATCAACGGGGCAGAGCGTGTCTTTGTCAAACCTAAATATCCCCACTCACTTGATGCCCTTGTAGTCAAAAAAGTTACCGGAAAGGAATTTCCCGATAACACCAAGGTGATCAGTGTGATGGATCTGTACAATCTCGGCCGCGTGTTCGAGACCGGTATGCCTGTTACTGATACCATCATGACCATTGGCGAAAATAACTACCGGGTACTCTTCGGAACCCCGGTGCGTCATATCTTTGCTGAACTGGGGATTGAAGTTCAGTCCGGAGATAAGGTGGTTCTTGACGGCCCGTTTCGCGGTGAGGCTATTTACAGCCTCGATGAAGGTGTAAAGAAGGGCGATTACGGTCTGTTCGTGATTCCCGCCGGTACTTTTCCTTCCATTGAAGACGCAACCTGCATCAACTGTGGAGAGTGTGTGCTCAGCTGTCCGGCACGAATCCAGCCGAATATGCTCAGCCGCTACGCCGAGTACGAGATGTTTGAAATGGCGGAAAAGCACAATCTGCACAGCTGTTTTGAATGCGGCCTCTGCTCCTTCAACTGTACGGTCAGGAGACCCATTCTGCAGTATATCCGCTTTGCCAAGGATCAGCTTCTGGGCAGCGGTCAGGCAGAGCAGGTATAG
- a CDS encoding cytochrome c3 family protein → MKNRYIPITLIVAVLSVAAVAGFLFPPAVQENPARVVLDNSGGRVIFAHFDHVDEYGYECADCHHDDIGQDRPIACGNCHPTAFDDKFRTEHQKNFPSEEACLRCHDDVPTGPLADEDKPDTESIPLRAEAFHTQCMGCHESDGGPYGEDSCYECHAR, encoded by the coding sequence TTGAAGAACAGATATATCCCAATAACTTTAATTGTTGCTGTCTTGTCCGTTGCGGCAGTTGCCGGATTTCTTTTCCCGCCCGCAGTGCAGGAAAACCCGGCCCGTGTTGTTCTGGATAACAGTGGCGGCAGGGTTATTTTTGCTCATTTTGATCATGTTGATGAGTATGGTTACGAATGTGCCGACTGTCATCATGACGATATAGGTCAGGACCGGCCTATCGCTTGCGGTAACTGTCATCCTACAGCGTTCGATGACAAGTTCAGGACTGAACACCAGAAGAATTTCCCGAGTGAGGAAGCGTGTCTGCGTTGTCACGATGATGTTCCTACCGGCCCCCTCGCAGATGAGGATAAGCCTGATACTGAAAGCATCCCCTTGCGGGCAGAGGCTTTTCATACTCAGTGCATGGGATGTCACGAAAGTGATGGAGGCCCTTACGGTGAAGATTCCTGTTACGAATGCCATGCGAGGTAG
- a CDS encoding M48 family metalloprotease, which yields MIPNKKGHISRRQAIKLAAGGTLGILSGCAINPVTGQQQLMLVSQQQEIQIDRQNSPHQFSADYGAVQDNMVNDYISKVGLSLSSSSHRPDMPYSFRCVNATYVNAYAFPGGSIACTRGILITLENEAELAALMGHEIGHVNARHTASRMSSAIAIQGIVAIGVGIAATQDSSLVPLAAGLGGIGAGMLLASYSRSDERQADSLGMEYMDNVGYDPEGMVGLMEELNKLHKDKPSFVQQMFASHPMSSERYDTAVRKRDTVYAGSKGKLLRERYMDNIAPIRKIKPAIVEMQKGEGAMRIKSYNEAEDHFSKALRIAPDDYAALLLMSKCQLAQGNARKGLQYAQRAKKRYPQEAQALHMTGMLSLENRKFRQALYNFDEYEKMLPGNPMTTFFKGVSYEALGNRDMAANEYYRFLKSNNQGDYAKHAYDRLTGWGYLQ from the coding sequence ATGATCCCTAACAAAAAAGGACATATATCCAGAAGGCAGGCGATTAAACTCGCAGCGGGAGGAACTCTCGGTATTTTGAGCGGTTGCGCTATCAATCCTGTGACAGGGCAGCAGCAATTGATGCTGGTTTCACAGCAGCAGGAAATACAAATAGACCGCCAGAATTCTCCCCACCAATTCTCAGCTGACTACGGTGCCGTGCAGGACAACATGGTCAATGACTACATCAGCAAGGTAGGTCTGTCCCTTTCCTCCAGCAGCCACAGACCGGATATGCCCTACTCCTTCCGCTGTGTGAACGCCACCTACGTCAACGCATATGCTTTTCCCGGCGGAAGCATTGCCTGTACCCGAGGCATTCTTATTACCCTTGAGAATGAAGCGGAACTGGCCGCGCTCATGGGGCATGAAATAGGGCACGTTAATGCCCGGCACACAGCGTCACGTATGAGTTCTGCCATTGCGATACAGGGAATAGTCGCCATCGGCGTCGGAATTGCGGCCACGCAGGACAGCAGTCTTGTTCCGCTGGCCGCCGGACTTGGCGGAATCGGTGCCGGGATGCTTTTAGCAAGCTATTCCCGGTCAGACGAAAGGCAGGCGGACAGTCTGGGAATGGAATACATGGACAACGTGGGATACGACCCTGAAGGCATGGTCGGATTGATGGAAGAGCTGAATAAACTGCACAAGGATAAGCCCTCTTTCGTACAGCAGATGTTCGCCTCCCATCCAATGAGCTCTGAACGATACGACACAGCTGTACGCAAAAGGGATACTGTATACGCAGGAAGTAAAGGAAAACTCCTGCGTGAACGCTATATGGACAACATCGCCCCAATCCGCAAAATCAAACCGGCAATTGTCGAAATGCAGAAAGGCGAAGGAGCCATGCGCATAAAAAGCTACAATGAGGCTGAAGATCATTTTTCAAAAGCCCTGCGCATTGCTCCCGATGATTATGCTGCACTGCTGCTCATGTCCAAATGTCAGCTGGCGCAGGGCAATGCCCGAAAAGGACTGCAATACGCCCAGCGGGCAAAAAAACGCTACCCGCAGGAAGCTCAGGCCCTACACATGACCGGGATGCTTAGTCTGGAAAATCGCAAGTTCAGACAGGCTCTCTACAATTTTGATGAATATGAGAAGATGCTGCCCGGCAATCCCATGACCACCTTTTTCAAGGGAGTTTCATACGAAGCCCTTGGCAACCGGGATATGGCTGCTAATGAATATTACCGTTTCCTCAAGAGTAACAATCAGGGAGACTACGCAAAGCATGCATATGACAGGCTCACCGGGTGGGGGTATCTGCAATAA